A region of Patescibacteria group bacterium DNA encodes the following proteins:
- a CDS encoding site-specific DNA-methyltransferase, with the protein MSKKICNIMKHTLYIGSADEELIKIKDNSIQLIITSPPYWNARDYKHQKQIGFNDTYEEYLMKMKKIFKECVRILLPDGKIALNIGNVYNFELVHKRTYTVNLIMEAWKILNEFEELRFMGTIYWKKSTSRNGAVLFGSYPYPSTFMISTALEAIHIFRKVGKRKVSKGIKEKSKISKEEFRQFRDPIWHLNGISRKDHPAVFPNELVYRLIKMYSFCGDTVLDPFCGIGTVNIEALVLNRNSIGIDVKKKYIRKTVLNLKHIDKFASIIVYDKNMVRNYAR; encoded by the coding sequence AATGAAGCATACTCTATATATAGGTAGTGCTGATGAAGAACTTATCAAGATAAAAGACAATAGTATCCAGCTGATAATTACTTCTCCACCCTATTGGAACGCAAGAGACTATAAACATCAAAAGCAAATTGGTTTTAATGATACGTATGAGGAATATCTTATGAAAATGAAAAAGATTTTCAAAGAGTGCGTTAGAATACTTCTGCCAGATGGTAAAATTGCCTTAAATATAGGCAACGTTTATAATTTTGAACTCGTTCATAAGAGAACATATACAGTAAATTTAATTATGGAGGCTTGGAAGATCTTGAATGAGTTTGAAGAATTAAGATTTATGGGGACAATCTATTGGAAAAAAAGCACCTCCCGCAATGGTGCAGTTTTGTTTGGTAGCTATCCATATCCCTCTACTTTTATGATTTCCACAGCATTAGAGGCGATCCATATATTTAGGAAGGTTGGTAAAAGAAAAGTTTCCAAAGGCATAAAAGAAAAGTCTAAGATATCGAAAGAAGAATTTAGGCAATTTAGAGACCCTATATGGCACCTAAATGGCATAAGCAGGAAAGATCATCCGGCAGTTTTTCCTAATGAACTTGTATATAGATTAATCAAAATGTATTCTTTCTGTGGTGATACTGTCTTAGATCCATTTTGTGGTATAGGAACAGTGAATATAGAGGCACTGGTGTTAAATAGAAACTCGATAGGTATAGATGTAAAGAAAAAGTATATTAGAAAAACTGTATTGAATCTTAAACACATCGACAAATTTGCTTCTATAATAGTTTATGATAAAAATATGGTGAGAAACTATGCACGATAA